The DNA window CTGTCCCCCACGGTGTCGTGGTGGACACGCATCGCGCGCCCCCGTTCGTGCAGCTTCGCGTCACTGTCCCCCACGGCCTCGTGGTGGACCTGGGCGTGTCCCCCACCTGCGTGTCGGGTGTGCCACGAGACTCGCAGGCTCTTGCCGCCCGTGGCGCCTACCCTGCAGTGACCTCGAGCCTGAGCCAACGAGTGTCGTCTGCACCCGTCAATGACCTCCCACGCTGACGGCGAGCGAAAAATCTGCTATAACGTAGCAATCATCAGCCCTCCGGAGGCCCGGGATGAAGATCCTGCTCATGAATCCGCCGCGCGTGAATGCGGTGTGGTGCGGCGTGCCCGACATCTTCAACGGACCCGACCAGCATCTGTTCCCCCCTCTGGGGGCCATGTATCTCTCGTCGTACCTGAAGGCGAAGACCGATCATGAGGTCAAGCTCATGGATCCGAACGCGTTCGATGTGTCCGACGCCGCCATCGAGCGTGAGGTGCGTGACTTCGGCCCAGACGTGGTGGGCATCACCACGCTGACCCACAACATCGTCGACGTGCATCGCATGGCGAAGCTGGCCCACTCCGTGAATCCGGACGTGCACGTCACCCTCGGCGGTCCCCACATCGTCGAGTTCCCGGATCAGGCCATCCAGATGAGCCACGTCGAGAGCGTGGTGACCGCCATGGATCCCGAGCCCACGCTCCACGCCATGCTCGACGCCCTCCAAGCGGGCAAGTCCCTCGAGACGGTGCCGGGACTGAAGTACAAGGATCGTGACGGTTTCGTTCGAGACACCGCCAAAGGCGGCTTCAACAAGAACATCGACGAGCTCCCCTTCCCCGACCGTCAGGCGCTTGACCTCTCGAAGTTCTACACCCCCGGAATGTCCGCAGGTCTCGCCACCACGGCCGTCACCAGTCGTGGATGCCCGCAGCCCTGCCACTTCTGCATGGCCAGTCGCTCGTTCCGCCTGCGCTCGCCAGCGAACATCGTCGACGAGATGGAGGAGTGCAAGCGTCTTGGCATCTCCGAGATCCACTACATCGACGACATCTTCAACGCCCCAGCC is part of the Pseudomonadota bacterium genome and encodes:
- a CDS encoding radical SAM protein, with amino-acid sequence MKILLMNPPRVNAVWCGVPDIFNGPDQHLFPPLGAMYLSSYLKAKTDHEVKLMDPNAFDVSDAAIEREVRDFGPDVVGITTLTHNIVDVHRMAKLAHSVNPDVHVTLGGPHIVEFPDQAIQMSHVESVVTAMDPEPTLHAMLDALQAGKSLETVPGLKYKDRDGFVRDTAKGGFNKNIDELPFPDRQALDLSKFYTPGMSAGLATTAVTSRGCPQPCHFCMASRSFRLRSPANIVDEMEECKRLGISEIHYIDDIFNAPAKRVIAIAEEIIRRKVKMAWGFKAIVNATTREMLEKAKEAGCVKAHFGVETGTEEGLASLGKTFIKLEDSRKVFKWCKELGLKSCAYIMIGIPWEKTRDDIQRTVDFIHEIDPTFVVYALMSPYPGTPLWKKGSELGLWQADAWDRFMINPTAEGRDLPTVWTEHFTKEQLFDVFKDLNREFYFNPSKILKTLLDIQSMAELKRIFFGGLGILRLQFLKAQGSI